The genomic region ACGCGGGTTAATGGTACCCACTCTTTTCAATGCCAATCTCAAGTCCCTGAATGAGATAGCAATGGAAACAAAAGAACTGGCAAACGCTTGCAGAAAGGGAACAATCAGCCCTGATCTTCTGAAGGGCGGAACATTCACAATAACCAATCTTGGGGTTTACGGGATTGAATCCTTCACACCCGTTATTAACCCGCCGCAAACGGCCATTTTGGGAGTTAATACCGTTGAACGGAAGTTCAGGGAAAAAGACGGTGTAATAGAACCGTATATGTCAATGTCCCTGTCTTTAACCTTTGATCACCGGGCTGTGGACGGGGCGCCCGCAGCAAGATTCCTGAAGGATTTGAAAGATGCCCTCGAAAACTTTACCGTTCTGCTTGCAAAATAGTTTAAGGAAGTGGTGGATGTGGTTTACGATCTGATTGTAATCGGAGGAGGACCCGGCGGCTATCTGGCGGCTGAACGTGCAGGTCAGGCAGGTTTGTCGGTGGCGCTTTTTGAAAAAAGGGCTTTGGGCGGGGTTTGCCTGAACGAAGGCTGCATTCCTTCGAAAGCTCTGCTGAATTCGGCAAAAATAGCTGACTATGCAAAACACGGAAGCAAGTACGGCATAAGCTGTGAAAATGTGTCAATTAATCACAAAGCCGTCGTAAAAAGAAAGGATAAGGTGGTCAGAACCCTTGTCGCCGGCGTGGCAATGAAAATGAAAAAGAACAAAGTAACGGTGGTCAGTGAGGAGGCTGTCATTCAGGGGCGTACTGCCGAAGGGTTTGTCGTTAAGGCAAAGGATAACGAATATATTGCCAAAAGACTTGTAATTGCAACGGGGTCCGTGCCTGCAATGCCGCCAATTCCGGGACTTCACGAGGGATATAAAAACGGATTTGTTCTTACAAACAGGGAAATTCTCGACATTACCGAAGTGCCTGAGAAACTGGTTATAATCGGAGGCGGTGTTATTGGCCTTGAAATGGCTTCATATTTCAATTCTGTGGGAAGTCATGTAACCGTAATAGAAATGCTGGATCATATTGCCGGTCCTACCGACAGGGAAATAAGCAATATTCTTCTCAACAACTACAAGAAAAAAGGTGTCGATTTCAGGCTTTCCGCAAAGGTCACCGAAATTACCGGAAACGGGGTTGTTTTTGAAACGG from Thermoclostridium stercorarium subsp. stercorarium DSM 8532 harbors:
- the lpdA gene encoding dihydrolipoyl dehydrogenase is translated as MVYDLIVIGGGPGGYLAAERAGQAGLSVALFEKRALGGVCLNEGCIPSKALLNSAKIADYAKHGSKYGISCENVSINHKAVVKRKDKVVRTLVAGVAMKMKKNKVTVVSEEAVIQGRTAEGFVVKAKDNEYIAKRLVIATGSVPAMPPIPGLHEGYKNGFVLTNREILDITEVPEKLVIIGGGVIGLEMASYFNSVGSHVTVIEMLDHIAGPTDREISNILLNNYKKKGVDFRLSAKVTEITGNGVVFETAEGRQSVSANKVLVSIGRRPFTEGLGLEKIGVETERGRIKTDECMQTNIPGVYAVGDVNGVSMLAHTAYREAEVCINNILGKRDTMRYNAIPSVIYTNPEVGCVGETEELAKEKGIDVEIVKLPLTYSGRYVAENTELDGIVKVIVNKKYRTILGVHMIGSYASEIIYGAAMMIESEMRVEDIRQIVFPHPTVGEVIKEIMWEL